Below is a genomic region from Flavobacterium ginsengisoli.
GTTAGATAAATCACCGTTAATCCACAAACAAAAACAGGTAAAATGTATTTATAATACTGCAAGAAAATGTTTTTGGTTTCTAAACCATTTTGAGCTTTAGATAATTTCGGCAAAAAATAAACACTTAAAATTGTACTGGCAAACATCAAATAATAAGTAGAAATTCTTGTCATAGTTTCCCAATATCCTGCTTGTTCTATTCCTAAATCATGAATAATATGATTTCGAATAGATAGAAATACAAAAGGTCCAAAAACAGATGAAACCACAGCCATTAAGGAATAAGACGAAAGGTTTTTTAGAATTCGGAAATCGAACAAATGAAATCTTATGATTTGAAAAAACTGAATCTCTTTCTGAATCAGATAAAAAGTGACAAAAAATAATAATGCAGGAGTAATTACAATTGACATTAAAGCTCCAATAGTTTTAAACTGCGTAATCAGAAAAAGAGAGGCCATTAAACCCATAATATTTCCGACAATATTAATTGAGATTACTTTTTTGAATTTACCCAAGCCATTAATTATTGCTATAAAAAAAACAGAAAGTCCATATCCGGGTAAAACCAATGCCAAAACTTTAAAAACAATAAGATATTCTAGATTGTCTCCAAAAATTTTATTATTCCAATAAGAAGCTGTTAGAAATAAGAAAATGCTTAAAAGCCCCGCAATAAGCAATAGAGTGATAAAAACGGTTGTGATTATCTTTTGAAGTTCTATCCTACTCTTTTCGTTTTCGGCTGTATATTTTACAATTCCGTTTTGAAAACCTAAAACAGAAATGGTCTCCAGAGAAGTTAAAAAATTACGAAGATTTCCAACCAACGCCATTCCGTTTGGGCCTACAAAAACAGCCAATATTTTTGACGTAATCAATCCGATTCCTATTTTC
It encodes:
- a CDS encoding O-antigen translocase, with the translated sequence MNFYKKIVQTGLFKVTSLNSLSVALKIGIGLITSKILAVFVGPNGMALVGNLRNFLTSLETISVLGFQNGIVKYTAENEKSRIELQKIITTVFITLLLIAGLLSIFLFLTASYWNNKIFGDNLEYLIVFKVLALVLPGYGLSVFFIAIINGLGKFKKVISINIVGNIMGLMASLFLITQFKTIGALMSIVITPALLFFVTFYLIQKEIQFFQIIRFHLFDFRILKNLSSYSLMAVVSSVFGPFVFLSIRNHIIHDLGIEQAGYWETMTRISTYYLMFASTILSVYFLPKLSKAQNGLETKNIFLQYYKYILPVFVCGLTVIYLTRFFIIRLLFTKEFLPVTDLFFWQLLGDIFKIASLILGYQLFAKKRLLHSF